The proteins below are encoded in one region of Balaenoptera acutorostrata chromosome 11, mBalAcu1.1, whole genome shotgun sequence:
- the P3H3 gene encoding prolyl 3-hydroxylase 3 isoform X2, which yields MFRLLRWLPLLLLLPPPGSPEPPGLAPLSAGAPPQAPDLLYADGLRAYAAGAWAPAVALLREALRSRAALGRARRDCGARCATEPEAALPALLPASPGPDSGSRAARSAWEPLLLRAALRRAECLTQCGARRLGPGGAARLRVGSALQDAFRRREPYNYLQRAYYQVPLPISHPLQSSEPASVATRLLTVPAYWGSGGWVVGSSHLPVFQKALGQCQLKKLDLAAAAAHTFFVANPTHLQMREDMAKYRRMSGVRPQSFRDLETPPYWAAYDTGLELLGRQEAALALPWLEEALQESLAQVESCRAGCEGPEEQQKEEEEEGGTGSQGGLYEAIAGHWIGVVQCRQRCVEDTATRPGRGFPVPDFLPGQLRRLHEAHAQVGNLSQAVENVLSVLLFYPEDEAARKALDQYQAQLGEPRPALGPREDIQRFVLRSLGEKRQLYYAMEHLGASFKDPDPWTPAAFIPEALREKLREDREKRPWDHEPPQPKPLTHWKDVLLLEGVTLTQDARQLNGSERAVLDGLLTPAECGVLLQLAKDAAESGARSGYQGRRSPHTPHERFEGLTVLKAAQLARAGAVGSQGAQLLLEVSERVRSLTQAYFSPDRPLHLSFTHLVCRSAIEGEQAQRMDLSHPVHADNCVLDPDTGECWREPPAYTYRDYSGLLYLNDDFQGGDLFFTEPNALTVTAQVRPRCGRLVAFSSGVENPHGVWAVTRGRRCTLALWHTWAPEHREQEWTEAKELLQEPEKEEEEEMPSRDPAPEPPSHRLQRVQDKAGKPPRVREEL from the exons ATGTTCCGGCTCCTCCGGTGGCTGCCGCtcttgctgctgctgcctccCCCGGGGTCCCCCGAGCCCCCCGGCCTGGCCCCGCTGTCCGCGGGGGCGCCCCCCCAGGCCCCCGACTTGCTCTACGCCGACGGGCTGCGCGCCTACGCGGCGGGGGCCTGGGCGCCGGCGGTGGCCCTGCTGCGGGAGGCGCTGCGGAGCCGGGCGGCGCTGGGCCGCGCGCGGCGGGACTGCGGGGCGCGCTGCGCGACCGAGCCGGAGGCCGCGCTCCCCGCCCTGCTCCCCGCCTCCCCCGGGCCCGACTCCGGGTCGAGAGCGGCGCGGAGCGCCTGGGAGCCGCTGCTCCTCCGCGCCGCGCTCCGGCGCGCCGAGTGCCTGACCCAGTGCGGGGCGCGGAGGCTGGGTCCGGGGGGCGCGGCGCGGCTCCGAGTGGGGAGCGCGCTCCAGGACGCCTTCCGCCGCCGAGAGCCCTACAACTACCTGCAGAGGGCCTACTACCAG GTCCCTCTGCCCATATCCCACCCACTGCAGTCTTCAGAACCTGCTTCCGTAGCTACCAGACTCCTGACAGTCCCAGCGTACTGGGGGTCTGGAGGTTGGGTGGTGGGCAGTTCTCACCTACCGGTCTTCCAGAAGGCTCTGGGGCAGTGCCAG CTGAAGAAGTTGGACCTGGCAGCAGCCGCAGCGCACACCTTCTTTGTGGCCAACCCAACGCACCTTCAGATGCGAGAGGACATGGCTAAGTACAGACGGATGTCCGGGGTCCGGCCCCAGAGCTTCCGGGACCTGGAGACGCCCCCATACTGG GCAGCCTATGACACTGGCCTGGAGCTGCTGGGGCGCCAGGAAGCAGCACTGGCACTGCCCTGGCTAGAGGAGGCCCTGCAGGAGAGCCTGGCCCAGGTGGAGAGCTGCCGGGCTGGCTGCGAGGGGCCTGAGGagcagcagaaggaagaagaggaggaggggggcacCGGGAGCCAGGGAGGCCTGTATGAGGCCATCGCAG GGCACTGGATAGGGGTCGTGCAGTGCCGGCAGCGCTGTGTGGAGGACACGGCCACACGTCCTGGTCGCGGCTTCCCTGTCCCAGACTTCCTTCCCGGCCAGCTGAGGCGGCTGCACGAGGCCCATGCTCAGG TAGGGAATCTGTCCCAGGCTGTGGAAAATGTGCTGAGCGTCCTCCTCTTCTACCCGGAGGATGAGGCTGCCAGGAAAGCTCTGGACCAGTACCAGGCGCAGCTGGGAGAGCCAAGACCTGCCCTCGGGCCAAGAGAG GACATCCAGCGCTTCGTCCTTCGATCCCTGGGGGAGAAGAGACAGCTCTACTATGCCATGGAGCACCTGGGGGCCAGCTTCAAGGACCCC GATCCCTGGACCCCAGCAGCTTTCATCCCTGAGGCCCTTAGAGAAAAACTCAG AGAGGATCGGGAGAAGAGGCCGTGGGACCATGAGCCTCCACAGCCGAAGCCCTTGACTCACTGGAAGG ATGTCCTCCTCCTGGAGGGGGTAACCCTGACCCAGGACGCGAGGCAGCTGAATGGGTCGGAGCGAGCGGTGCTGGACGGGCTGCTCACCCCAGCCGAGTGCGGGGTGCTCCTGCAGCTGGCCAAG GACGCGGCTGAGTCTGGAGCCAGGTCCGGCTATCAGGGCCGCCGCTCCCCACACACTCCCCACGAACGCTTCGAGGGGCTCACAGTGCTCAAGGCCGCCCAG CTGGCCCGGGCTGGGGCTGTGGGTAGTCAGGGCGCCCAGCTGCTTCTGGAGGTGAGTGAGCGCGTGCGGAGCCTGACACAGGCCTACTTCTCCCCGGACCGGCCCCTGCACCTCTCCTTCACCCACCTGGTGTGCCGTAGTGCCATAGAAG GAGAGCAGGCGCAGCGCATGGACCTGAGCCACCCGGTGCACGCAGACAACTGTGTCCTGGACCCTGACACCGGGGAGTGCTGGCGGGAGCCCCCGGCCTACACCTACCGAGACTACAG cggACTCCTCTACCTCAATGATGACTTCCAGGGCGGGGACCTGTTCTTCACAGAGCCCAACGCCCTCACCGTCACG GCGCAGGTCCGTCCTCGCTGCGGGCGCCTCGTGGCCTTCAGCTCCGGCGTGGAGAATCCCCACGGTGTGTGGGCCGTGACGCGGGGGCGGCGCTGCACCCTGGCGCTGTGGCACACGTGGGCCCCTGAGCACAGGGAGCAG GAGTGGACAGAAGCCAAAGAGCTACTGCAGGagccagagaaggaggaggaagaagaaatgcCCAGCAGAGACCCCGCCCCAGAACCCCCCAGCCACAGGCTTCAGCGGGTCCAGGACAAGGCTGGGAAGCCGCCTCGGGTCCGAGAGGAGCTGTGA
- the P3H3 gene encoding prolyl 3-hydroxylase 3 isoform X6, with protein sequence MFRLLRWLPLLLLLPPPGSPEPPGLAPLSAGAPPQAPDLLYADGLRAYAAGAWAPAVALLREALRSRAALGRARRDCGARCATEPEAALPALLPASPGPDSGSRAARSAWEPLLLRAALRRAECLTQCGARRLGPGGAARLRVGSALQDAFRRREPYNYLQRAYYQLKKLDLAAAAAHTFFVANPTHLQMREDMAKYRRMSGVRPQSFRDLETPPYWQAAYDTGLELLGRQEAALALPWLEEALQESLAQVESCRAGCEGPEEQQKEEEEEGGTGSQGGLYEAIAGHWIGVVQCRQRCVEDTATRPGRGFPVPDFLPGQLRRLHEAHAQVGNLSQAVENVLSVLLFYPEDEAARKALDQYQAQLGEPRPALGPREDIQRFVLRSLGEKRQLYYAMEHLGASFKDPDPWTPAAFIPEALREKLREDREKRPWDHEPPQPKPLTHWKDVLLLEGVTLTQDARQLNGSERAVLDGLLTPAECGVLLQLAKDAAESGARSGYQGRRSPHTPHERFEGLTVLKAAQLARAGAVGSQGAQLLLEVSERVRSLTQAYFSPDRPLHLSFTHLVCRSAIEGEQAQRMDLSHPVHADNCVLDPDTGECWREPPAYTYRDYSGLLYLNDDFQGGDLFFTEPNALTVTAQVRPRCGRLVAFSSGVENPHGVWAVTRGRRCTLALWHTWAPEHREQEWTEAKELLQEPEKEEEEEMPSRDPAPEPPSHRLQRVQDKAGKPPRVREEL encoded by the exons ATGTTCCGGCTCCTCCGGTGGCTGCCGCtcttgctgctgctgcctccCCCGGGGTCCCCCGAGCCCCCCGGCCTGGCCCCGCTGTCCGCGGGGGCGCCCCCCCAGGCCCCCGACTTGCTCTACGCCGACGGGCTGCGCGCCTACGCGGCGGGGGCCTGGGCGCCGGCGGTGGCCCTGCTGCGGGAGGCGCTGCGGAGCCGGGCGGCGCTGGGCCGCGCGCGGCGGGACTGCGGGGCGCGCTGCGCGACCGAGCCGGAGGCCGCGCTCCCCGCCCTGCTCCCCGCCTCCCCCGGGCCCGACTCCGGGTCGAGAGCGGCGCGGAGCGCCTGGGAGCCGCTGCTCCTCCGCGCCGCGCTCCGGCGCGCCGAGTGCCTGACCCAGTGCGGGGCGCGGAGGCTGGGTCCGGGGGGCGCGGCGCGGCTCCGAGTGGGGAGCGCGCTCCAGGACGCCTTCCGCCGCCGAGAGCCCTACAACTACCTGCAGAGGGCCTACTACCAG CTGAAGAAGTTGGACCTGGCAGCAGCCGCAGCGCACACCTTCTTTGTGGCCAACCCAACGCACCTTCAGATGCGAGAGGACATGGCTAAGTACAGACGGATGTCCGGGGTCCGGCCCCAGAGCTTCCGGGACCTGGAGACGCCCCCATACTGG cagGCAGCCTATGACACTGGCCTGGAGCTGCTGGGGCGCCAGGAAGCAGCACTGGCACTGCCCTGGCTAGAGGAGGCCCTGCAGGAGAGCCTGGCCCAGGTGGAGAGCTGCCGGGCTGGCTGCGAGGGGCCTGAGGagcagcagaaggaagaagaggaggaggggggcacCGGGAGCCAGGGAGGCCTGTATGAGGCCATCGCAG GGCACTGGATAGGGGTCGTGCAGTGCCGGCAGCGCTGTGTGGAGGACACGGCCACACGTCCTGGTCGCGGCTTCCCTGTCCCAGACTTCCTTCCCGGCCAGCTGAGGCGGCTGCACGAGGCCCATGCTCAGG TAGGGAATCTGTCCCAGGCTGTGGAAAATGTGCTGAGCGTCCTCCTCTTCTACCCGGAGGATGAGGCTGCCAGGAAAGCTCTGGACCAGTACCAGGCGCAGCTGGGAGAGCCAAGACCTGCCCTCGGGCCAAGAGAG GACATCCAGCGCTTCGTCCTTCGATCCCTGGGGGAGAAGAGACAGCTCTACTATGCCATGGAGCACCTGGGGGCCAGCTTCAAGGACCCC GATCCCTGGACCCCAGCAGCTTTCATCCCTGAGGCCCTTAGAGAAAAACTCAG AGAGGATCGGGAGAAGAGGCCGTGGGACCATGAGCCTCCACAGCCGAAGCCCTTGACTCACTGGAAGG ATGTCCTCCTCCTGGAGGGGGTAACCCTGACCCAGGACGCGAGGCAGCTGAATGGGTCGGAGCGAGCGGTGCTGGACGGGCTGCTCACCCCAGCCGAGTGCGGGGTGCTCCTGCAGCTGGCCAAG GACGCGGCTGAGTCTGGAGCCAGGTCCGGCTATCAGGGCCGCCGCTCCCCACACACTCCCCACGAACGCTTCGAGGGGCTCACAGTGCTCAAGGCCGCCCAG CTGGCCCGGGCTGGGGCTGTGGGTAGTCAGGGCGCCCAGCTGCTTCTGGAGGTGAGTGAGCGCGTGCGGAGCCTGACACAGGCCTACTTCTCCCCGGACCGGCCCCTGCACCTCTCCTTCACCCACCTGGTGTGCCGTAGTGCCATAGAAG GAGAGCAGGCGCAGCGCATGGACCTGAGCCACCCGGTGCACGCAGACAACTGTGTCCTGGACCCTGACACCGGGGAGTGCTGGCGGGAGCCCCCGGCCTACACCTACCGAGACTACAG cggACTCCTCTACCTCAATGATGACTTCCAGGGCGGGGACCTGTTCTTCACAGAGCCCAACGCCCTCACCGTCACG GCGCAGGTCCGTCCTCGCTGCGGGCGCCTCGTGGCCTTCAGCTCCGGCGTGGAGAATCCCCACGGTGTGTGGGCCGTGACGCGGGGGCGGCGCTGCACCCTGGCGCTGTGGCACACGTGGGCCCCTGAGCACAGGGAGCAG GAGTGGACAGAAGCCAAAGAGCTACTGCAGGagccagagaaggaggaggaagaagaaatgcCCAGCAGAGACCCCGCCCCAGAACCCCCCAGCCACAGGCTTCAGCGGGTCCAGGACAAGGCTGGGAAGCCGCCTCGGGTCCGAGAGGAGCTGTGA
- the P3H3 gene encoding prolyl 3-hydroxylase 3 isoform X4 translates to MFRLLRWLPLLLLLPPPGSPEPPGLAPLSAGAPPQAPDLLYADGLRAYAAGAWAPAVALLREALRSRAALGRARRDCGARCATEPEAALPALLPASPGPDSGSRAARSAWEPLLLRAALRRAECLTQCGARRLGPGGAARLRVGSALQDAFRRREPYNYLQRAYYQVPLPISHPLQSSEPASVATRLLTVPAYWGSGGWVVGSSHLPVFQKALGQCQLKKLDLAAAAAHTFFVANPTHLQMREDMAKYRRMSGVRPQSFRDLETPPYWQAAYDTGLELLGRQEAALALPWLEEALQESLAQVESCRAGCEGPEEQQKEEEEEGGTGSQGGLYEAIAVGNLSQAVENVLSVLLFYPEDEAARKALDQYQAQLGEPRPALGPREDIQRFVLRSLGEKRQLYYAMEHLGASFKDPDPWTPAAFIPEALREKLREDREKRPWDHEPPQPKPLTHWKDVLLLEGVTLTQDARQLNGSERAVLDGLLTPAECGVLLQLAKDAAESGARSGYQGRRSPHTPHERFEGLTVLKAAQLARAGAVGSQGAQLLLEVSERVRSLTQAYFSPDRPLHLSFTHLVCRSAIEGEQAQRMDLSHPVHADNCVLDPDTGECWREPPAYTYRDYSGLLYLNDDFQGGDLFFTEPNALTVTAQVRPRCGRLVAFSSGVENPHGVWAVTRGRRCTLALWHTWAPEHREQEWTEAKELLQEPEKEEEEEMPSRDPAPEPPSHRLQRVQDKAGKPPRVREEL, encoded by the exons ATGTTCCGGCTCCTCCGGTGGCTGCCGCtcttgctgctgctgcctccCCCGGGGTCCCCCGAGCCCCCCGGCCTGGCCCCGCTGTCCGCGGGGGCGCCCCCCCAGGCCCCCGACTTGCTCTACGCCGACGGGCTGCGCGCCTACGCGGCGGGGGCCTGGGCGCCGGCGGTGGCCCTGCTGCGGGAGGCGCTGCGGAGCCGGGCGGCGCTGGGCCGCGCGCGGCGGGACTGCGGGGCGCGCTGCGCGACCGAGCCGGAGGCCGCGCTCCCCGCCCTGCTCCCCGCCTCCCCCGGGCCCGACTCCGGGTCGAGAGCGGCGCGGAGCGCCTGGGAGCCGCTGCTCCTCCGCGCCGCGCTCCGGCGCGCCGAGTGCCTGACCCAGTGCGGGGCGCGGAGGCTGGGTCCGGGGGGCGCGGCGCGGCTCCGAGTGGGGAGCGCGCTCCAGGACGCCTTCCGCCGCCGAGAGCCCTACAACTACCTGCAGAGGGCCTACTACCAG GTCCCTCTGCCCATATCCCACCCACTGCAGTCTTCAGAACCTGCTTCCGTAGCTACCAGACTCCTGACAGTCCCAGCGTACTGGGGGTCTGGAGGTTGGGTGGTGGGCAGTTCTCACCTACCGGTCTTCCAGAAGGCTCTGGGGCAGTGCCAG CTGAAGAAGTTGGACCTGGCAGCAGCCGCAGCGCACACCTTCTTTGTGGCCAACCCAACGCACCTTCAGATGCGAGAGGACATGGCTAAGTACAGACGGATGTCCGGGGTCCGGCCCCAGAGCTTCCGGGACCTGGAGACGCCCCCATACTGG cagGCAGCCTATGACACTGGCCTGGAGCTGCTGGGGCGCCAGGAAGCAGCACTGGCACTGCCCTGGCTAGAGGAGGCCCTGCAGGAGAGCCTGGCCCAGGTGGAGAGCTGCCGGGCTGGCTGCGAGGGGCCTGAGGagcagcagaaggaagaagaggaggaggggggcacCGGGAGCCAGGGAGGCCTGTATGAGGCCATCGCAG TAGGGAATCTGTCCCAGGCTGTGGAAAATGTGCTGAGCGTCCTCCTCTTCTACCCGGAGGATGAGGCTGCCAGGAAAGCTCTGGACCAGTACCAGGCGCAGCTGGGAGAGCCAAGACCTGCCCTCGGGCCAAGAGAG GACATCCAGCGCTTCGTCCTTCGATCCCTGGGGGAGAAGAGACAGCTCTACTATGCCATGGAGCACCTGGGGGCCAGCTTCAAGGACCCC GATCCCTGGACCCCAGCAGCTTTCATCCCTGAGGCCCTTAGAGAAAAACTCAG AGAGGATCGGGAGAAGAGGCCGTGGGACCATGAGCCTCCACAGCCGAAGCCCTTGACTCACTGGAAGG ATGTCCTCCTCCTGGAGGGGGTAACCCTGACCCAGGACGCGAGGCAGCTGAATGGGTCGGAGCGAGCGGTGCTGGACGGGCTGCTCACCCCAGCCGAGTGCGGGGTGCTCCTGCAGCTGGCCAAG GACGCGGCTGAGTCTGGAGCCAGGTCCGGCTATCAGGGCCGCCGCTCCCCACACACTCCCCACGAACGCTTCGAGGGGCTCACAGTGCTCAAGGCCGCCCAG CTGGCCCGGGCTGGGGCTGTGGGTAGTCAGGGCGCCCAGCTGCTTCTGGAGGTGAGTGAGCGCGTGCGGAGCCTGACACAGGCCTACTTCTCCCCGGACCGGCCCCTGCACCTCTCCTTCACCCACCTGGTGTGCCGTAGTGCCATAGAAG GAGAGCAGGCGCAGCGCATGGACCTGAGCCACCCGGTGCACGCAGACAACTGTGTCCTGGACCCTGACACCGGGGAGTGCTGGCGGGAGCCCCCGGCCTACACCTACCGAGACTACAG cggACTCCTCTACCTCAATGATGACTTCCAGGGCGGGGACCTGTTCTTCACAGAGCCCAACGCCCTCACCGTCACG GCGCAGGTCCGTCCTCGCTGCGGGCGCCTCGTGGCCTTCAGCTCCGGCGTGGAGAATCCCCACGGTGTGTGGGCCGTGACGCGGGGGCGGCGCTGCACCCTGGCGCTGTGGCACACGTGGGCCCCTGAGCACAGGGAGCAG GAGTGGACAGAAGCCAAAGAGCTACTGCAGGagccagagaaggaggaggaagaagaaatgcCCAGCAGAGACCCCGCCCCAGAACCCCCCAGCCACAGGCTTCAGCGGGTCCAGGACAAGGCTGGGAAGCCGCCTCGGGTCCGAGAGGAGCTGTGA
- the P3H3 gene encoding prolyl 3-hydroxylase 3 isoform X1, protein MFRLLRWLPLLLLLPPPGSPEPPGLAPLSAGAPPQAPDLLYADGLRAYAAGAWAPAVALLREALRSRAALGRARRDCGARCATEPEAALPALLPASPGPDSGSRAARSAWEPLLLRAALRRAECLTQCGARRLGPGGAARLRVGSALQDAFRRREPYNYLQRAYYQVPLPISHPLQSSEPASVATRLLTVPAYWGSGGWVVGSSHLPVFQKALGQCQLKKLDLAAAAAHTFFVANPTHLQMREDMAKYRRMSGVRPQSFRDLETPPYWQAAYDTGLELLGRQEAALALPWLEEALQESLAQVESCRAGCEGPEEQQKEEEEEGGTGSQGGLYEAIAGHWIGVVQCRQRCVEDTATRPGRGFPVPDFLPGQLRRLHEAHAQVGNLSQAVENVLSVLLFYPEDEAARKALDQYQAQLGEPRPALGPREDIQRFVLRSLGEKRQLYYAMEHLGASFKDPDPWTPAAFIPEALREKLREDREKRPWDHEPPQPKPLTHWKDVLLLEGVTLTQDARQLNGSERAVLDGLLTPAECGVLLQLAKDAAESGARSGYQGRRSPHTPHERFEGLTVLKAAQLARAGAVGSQGAQLLLEVSERVRSLTQAYFSPDRPLHLSFTHLVCRSAIEGEQAQRMDLSHPVHADNCVLDPDTGECWREPPAYTYRDYSGLLYLNDDFQGGDLFFTEPNALTVTAQVRPRCGRLVAFSSGVENPHGVWAVTRGRRCTLALWHTWAPEHREQEWTEAKELLQEPEKEEEEEMPSRDPAPEPPSHRLQRVQDKAGKPPRVREEL, encoded by the exons ATGTTCCGGCTCCTCCGGTGGCTGCCGCtcttgctgctgctgcctccCCCGGGGTCCCCCGAGCCCCCCGGCCTGGCCCCGCTGTCCGCGGGGGCGCCCCCCCAGGCCCCCGACTTGCTCTACGCCGACGGGCTGCGCGCCTACGCGGCGGGGGCCTGGGCGCCGGCGGTGGCCCTGCTGCGGGAGGCGCTGCGGAGCCGGGCGGCGCTGGGCCGCGCGCGGCGGGACTGCGGGGCGCGCTGCGCGACCGAGCCGGAGGCCGCGCTCCCCGCCCTGCTCCCCGCCTCCCCCGGGCCCGACTCCGGGTCGAGAGCGGCGCGGAGCGCCTGGGAGCCGCTGCTCCTCCGCGCCGCGCTCCGGCGCGCCGAGTGCCTGACCCAGTGCGGGGCGCGGAGGCTGGGTCCGGGGGGCGCGGCGCGGCTCCGAGTGGGGAGCGCGCTCCAGGACGCCTTCCGCCGCCGAGAGCCCTACAACTACCTGCAGAGGGCCTACTACCAG GTCCCTCTGCCCATATCCCACCCACTGCAGTCTTCAGAACCTGCTTCCGTAGCTACCAGACTCCTGACAGTCCCAGCGTACTGGGGGTCTGGAGGTTGGGTGGTGGGCAGTTCTCACCTACCGGTCTTCCAGAAGGCTCTGGGGCAGTGCCAG CTGAAGAAGTTGGACCTGGCAGCAGCCGCAGCGCACACCTTCTTTGTGGCCAACCCAACGCACCTTCAGATGCGAGAGGACATGGCTAAGTACAGACGGATGTCCGGGGTCCGGCCCCAGAGCTTCCGGGACCTGGAGACGCCCCCATACTGG cagGCAGCCTATGACACTGGCCTGGAGCTGCTGGGGCGCCAGGAAGCAGCACTGGCACTGCCCTGGCTAGAGGAGGCCCTGCAGGAGAGCCTGGCCCAGGTGGAGAGCTGCCGGGCTGGCTGCGAGGGGCCTGAGGagcagcagaaggaagaagaggaggaggggggcacCGGGAGCCAGGGAGGCCTGTATGAGGCCATCGCAG GGCACTGGATAGGGGTCGTGCAGTGCCGGCAGCGCTGTGTGGAGGACACGGCCACACGTCCTGGTCGCGGCTTCCCTGTCCCAGACTTCCTTCCCGGCCAGCTGAGGCGGCTGCACGAGGCCCATGCTCAGG TAGGGAATCTGTCCCAGGCTGTGGAAAATGTGCTGAGCGTCCTCCTCTTCTACCCGGAGGATGAGGCTGCCAGGAAAGCTCTGGACCAGTACCAGGCGCAGCTGGGAGAGCCAAGACCTGCCCTCGGGCCAAGAGAG GACATCCAGCGCTTCGTCCTTCGATCCCTGGGGGAGAAGAGACAGCTCTACTATGCCATGGAGCACCTGGGGGCCAGCTTCAAGGACCCC GATCCCTGGACCCCAGCAGCTTTCATCCCTGAGGCCCTTAGAGAAAAACTCAG AGAGGATCGGGAGAAGAGGCCGTGGGACCATGAGCCTCCACAGCCGAAGCCCTTGACTCACTGGAAGG ATGTCCTCCTCCTGGAGGGGGTAACCCTGACCCAGGACGCGAGGCAGCTGAATGGGTCGGAGCGAGCGGTGCTGGACGGGCTGCTCACCCCAGCCGAGTGCGGGGTGCTCCTGCAGCTGGCCAAG GACGCGGCTGAGTCTGGAGCCAGGTCCGGCTATCAGGGCCGCCGCTCCCCACACACTCCCCACGAACGCTTCGAGGGGCTCACAGTGCTCAAGGCCGCCCAG CTGGCCCGGGCTGGGGCTGTGGGTAGTCAGGGCGCCCAGCTGCTTCTGGAGGTGAGTGAGCGCGTGCGGAGCCTGACACAGGCCTACTTCTCCCCGGACCGGCCCCTGCACCTCTCCTTCACCCACCTGGTGTGCCGTAGTGCCATAGAAG GAGAGCAGGCGCAGCGCATGGACCTGAGCCACCCGGTGCACGCAGACAACTGTGTCCTGGACCCTGACACCGGGGAGTGCTGGCGGGAGCCCCCGGCCTACACCTACCGAGACTACAG cggACTCCTCTACCTCAATGATGACTTCCAGGGCGGGGACCTGTTCTTCACAGAGCCCAACGCCCTCACCGTCACG GCGCAGGTCCGTCCTCGCTGCGGGCGCCTCGTGGCCTTCAGCTCCGGCGTGGAGAATCCCCACGGTGTGTGGGCCGTGACGCGGGGGCGGCGCTGCACCCTGGCGCTGTGGCACACGTGGGCCCCTGAGCACAGGGAGCAG GAGTGGACAGAAGCCAAAGAGCTACTGCAGGagccagagaaggaggaggaagaagaaatgcCCAGCAGAGACCCCGCCCCAGAACCCCCCAGCCACAGGCTTCAGCGGGTCCAGGACAAGGCTGGGAAGCCGCCTCGGGTCCGAGAGGAGCTGTGA